From Paraburkholderia fungorum, the proteins below share one genomic window:
- a CDS encoding bifunctional DedA family/phosphatase PAP2 family protein, with amino-acid sequence MEHAYVHLLHLLAGHSAWMLAVVFLAAFLEAIAVIGTFIPGSTAMFLAGALTGTGSLSLGWVFVWAIVGAIAGDGMSFWLGGRYKERIVQMWPFSRHPEVLEAGHRFFRKHGAKSVVLARFIGPLRAIVPVVAGMLGMPPVRFYAMNVVSALLWAPAHILPGVVFGASVLLAGAVSFRLVVILALLVCIVWLSFRGAGFLLSHANAWSSAVGRHLGSWACRHPGPFGRAARRMLDPDTPDATHILVTSVVVLVAGALFFGVLDDVVSGDPLTTVDLSVYHFLQSVRTPWGDTVLASLATLGSGITLTALIVTVVVWMMLERRWRTIGYWLAAVVFSQLLILGLQLAMHRAPPNELMTAHYVFPSNHVAATVIVYGFLAFLLGRRVGKLEGVLVAAASTIVVIVVALAGVYFGRYWVSDAIGGAALAYIWVAIVALTAMWRHPEAPPARTFMPVVVLAVVVLSVVVQLGVNLPAPPPDTSPAPPPTLLSQSEWTLSAWQRLPCYRSDMGGDHREPLSLQWAAEPSSIRGQLRARGWIEGTDVSAHSLLSLASPDVAAVSLPVLPKLNNGVPSSLVFMRPGDTRAERDVLRFWPSGYAVKNGVSATPLWVGSFAHERLSRPTWPLNILRVDRAVGAFDAHPKSHGGLGAEVLAKVDCHGVPVSLLAAPME; translated from the coding sequence ATGGAGCACGCTTACGTCCACCTTTTGCATCTGCTTGCCGGCCACTCGGCATGGATGCTCGCGGTCGTCTTTCTGGCGGCGTTCCTCGAAGCGATTGCTGTCATCGGCACGTTCATTCCCGGCAGCACCGCGATGTTCCTGGCCGGTGCGCTGACCGGCACCGGCTCGCTGAGTCTCGGCTGGGTCTTCGTGTGGGCCATCGTGGGCGCGATCGCCGGCGACGGCATGAGCTTCTGGCTCGGCGGCCGCTACAAGGAACGGATCGTCCAGATGTGGCCGTTCAGCAGGCATCCCGAAGTGCTGGAAGCCGGTCATCGCTTCTTCCGCAAACACGGTGCGAAAAGCGTCGTGCTCGCGCGTTTCATCGGACCGTTGCGGGCCATCGTGCCGGTGGTCGCGGGCATGCTCGGCATGCCGCCGGTCCGCTTCTACGCGATGAACGTGGTGTCGGCGCTGCTGTGGGCGCCCGCCCATATTCTGCCGGGCGTGGTCTTCGGCGCGTCGGTGCTGCTCGCGGGCGCGGTGTCGTTCCGGCTCGTCGTGATCCTCGCGCTGCTGGTGTGCATCGTCTGGCTGAGTTTTCGCGGCGCGGGCTTCCTGCTGTCGCACGCCAATGCGTGGTCGAGCGCGGTGGGCCGCCATCTTGGCAGCTGGGCCTGCCGGCACCCAGGCCCGTTCGGCCGCGCTGCGCGCAGAATGCTCGACCCCGACACGCCGGACGCCACTCACATACTCGTGACCTCGGTGGTCGTGCTGGTGGCCGGGGCGCTCTTTTTCGGCGTGCTCGACGACGTCGTGAGCGGCGATCCACTGACCACCGTCGACCTCTCCGTCTACCACTTCCTGCAATCGGTGCGCACACCGTGGGGCGACACCGTGCTCGCGAGCCTGGCGACGCTCGGCAGCGGCATCACGCTGACGGCGCTGATCGTCACCGTGGTCGTGTGGATGATGCTGGAGCGGCGCTGGCGCACCATCGGTTACTGGCTCGCGGCGGTCGTGTTTTCCCAATTGCTGATCCTCGGCTTGCAACTGGCGATGCATCGCGCGCCGCCCAACGAACTGATGACCGCGCATTACGTGTTTCCGAGCAATCACGTCGCCGCGACCGTCATCGTGTACGGCTTCCTCGCGTTCCTGCTCGGACGCCGTGTCGGCAAGCTGGAGGGCGTGCTGGTGGCGGCGGCGAGCACAATCGTCGTGATCGTGGTCGCACTGGCGGGCGTGTACTTCGGCCGCTACTGGGTGTCCGACGCGATCGGCGGCGCCGCGCTCGCGTACATCTGGGTGGCAATCGTCGCGCTGACGGCCATGTGGCGGCACCCCGAAGCGCCGCCCGCGCGCACCTTCATGCCGGTCGTCGTGCTGGCGGTCGTGGTGCTCAGCGTGGTGGTGCAGCTTGGCGTGAACCTGCCCGCGCCGCCGCCCGACACGTCGCCCGCGCCGCCGCCCACGCTGCTGTCGCAATCGGAGTGGACGCTGTCGGCGTGGCAGCGGCTGCCGTGTTATCGCTCGGACATGGGCGGCGATCATCGAGAGCCGCTGTCGCTGCAATGGGCCGCGGAGCCGTCGTCGATCCGCGGACAACTGCGCGCGCGCGGCTGGATCGAGGGCACCGACGTGTCCGCGCACAGCCTGCTCTCGCTCGCGTCGCCCGATGTCGCGGCGGTGTCGCTGCCGGTGCTGCCCAAGCTGAACAACGGCGTGCCGTCGTCGCTGGTCTTCATGCGTCCCGGCGACACCCGCGCCGAACGCGACGTACTGCGCTTCTGGCCGAGCGGCTACGCGGTGAAGAACGGCGTCTCGGCGACGCCGCTATGGGTCGGCAGTTTCGCGCACGAGCGCCTGTCGCGCCCGACGTGGCCGCTCAACATTCTGCGGGTCGACCGGGCCGTAGGTGCGTTCGACGCCCATCCGAAATCCCACGGCGGTCTCGGCGCGGAAGTGCTCGCCAAAGTGGACTGCCACGGCGTGCCGGTATCGCTGCTCGCGGCGCCCATGGAATGA
- a CDS encoding sulfotransferase family protein: MASFPLFVVGSPRSGTTFLCSVLNMHPLIQLTNECRVFALLKDTLEVGSHRPDLLSPVCRDRLIGYGKRTFGAWVERFYREELEITAPIWGDKHPSYADPTVLSGRAGSVEHLPRSGSCLRMIREMLPQARFIHIHRDPRQVANSLLHKHWIGSIDDGVRVWGQYVSEILDFFDELPQPSGLTIPYRGLIEEPAMTSASIGRFLDLADASPISDFLVSQRHAPTPFSDPVTDIADLYVVPSQPAGDDKLLALAGRAATHLGYAAA, encoded by the coding sequence ATGGCGTCTTTCCCGCTTTTCGTGGTTGGTTCTCCGAGGTCGGGCACGACCTTTCTGTGCTCAGTCCTGAACATGCATCCGCTGATCCAGTTGACCAACGAGTGCCGCGTGTTCGCACTGCTCAAGGACACGCTGGAGGTCGGCAGCCATCGGCCGGATCTGCTCAGTCCGGTTTGCCGCGATCGCCTGATCGGCTACGGCAAGCGCACGTTCGGCGCGTGGGTCGAGCGCTTCTATCGCGAGGAACTGGAGATCACCGCGCCGATCTGGGGCGACAAGCACCCTTCCTATGCGGACCCCACCGTGTTGTCCGGGCGCGCCGGCTCGGTCGAACATCTGCCGCGCTCCGGCTCCTGTCTGCGGATGATTCGCGAGATGCTGCCGCAAGCGCGCTTCATCCACATTCATCGCGATCCGCGCCAGGTCGCCAACTCGCTGCTGCACAAGCACTGGATCGGCTCGATCGACGACGGCGTGCGTGTATGGGGGCAATACGTGAGCGAGATCCTCGACTTCTTCGACGAACTCCCGCAGCCATCCGGTCTGACGATTCCGTATCGCGGACTGATCGAGGAACCGGCTATGACGAGCGCAAGCATCGGCCGCTTTCTCGACCTCGCGGATGCGTCGCCGATCAGCGACTTCCTCGTCTCGCAGCGGCACGCGCCGACGCCGTTCAGCGATCCCGTGACCGATATCGCCGATCTCTACGTGGTCCCGAGTCAACCGGCGGGCGACGACAAGCTGCTGGCACTGGCCGGGCGCGCCGCGACGCACCTTGGCTATGCAGCGGCGTAG
- a CDS encoding YnfA family protein yields the protein MKTFLLYAVTAIAEIVGCYLPWRWLKEGGSIWLLVPGALSLALFAWLLTLHGSAAGRVYAAYGGVYVAVAIAWLWCVDKVRPTLWDAAGVAFTLAGMAIIAFQPRV from the coding sequence ATGAAAACTTTTTTGCTGTATGCCGTGACCGCCATTGCTGAAATTGTCGGCTGTTATTTGCCGTGGCGCTGGCTGAAGGAGGGCGGCTCGATCTGGCTGCTGGTGCCGGGCGCGTTGAGCCTCGCGCTGTTCGCGTGGCTGCTGACCTTGCACGGTTCCGCCGCCGGCCGCGTGTATGCGGCTTACGGCGGTGTGTATGTGGCGGTGGCGATTGCGTGGCTGTGGTGCGTCGACAAGGTGCGGCCCACGCTGTGGGACGCGGCAGGCGTTGCATTCACGCTGGCCGGCATGGCGATTATCGCGTTCCAGCCGCGTGTCTAG
- a CDS encoding DUF1993 domain-containing protein: MSISMYQASLPVLIRGLTNLQAILAKADVHASEQQIDPTVFTNGRLAPDMLPLVRQVTIASDTAKGCAARLAGVEAPKFDDVEQTFDELQARLQKTIDYLKEFKPEQIDGSEERAITLKMRSGPIGFTGLSYLLGFVLPNFYFHVTTAYDILRHNGVELGKLDYLGSIG, encoded by the coding sequence ATGTCCATTTCGATGTATCAAGCATCACTGCCCGTGCTGATTCGCGGCCTGACCAACCTGCAGGCCATTCTCGCCAAGGCAGACGTGCATGCGTCCGAACAGCAGATCGATCCCACCGTGTTCACCAACGGCCGTCTTGCGCCGGACATGCTGCCGCTGGTGCGCCAGGTGACCATCGCGAGCGATACCGCGAAGGGTTGCGCAGCGCGTCTGGCCGGTGTCGAAGCGCCGAAATTCGACGACGTCGAACAGACCTTCGACGAACTGCAGGCCCGCCTTCAAAAGACGATCGATTATCTGAAGGAATTCAAGCCCGAACAGATCGACGGCTCGGAAGAACGCGCGATCACGCTGAAAATGCGTTCGGGTCCGATCGGGTTCACGGGCCTGTCATACCTGCTCGGTTTCGTGCTGCCGAACTTCTATTTCCACGTGACGACGGCGTACGACATCCTGCGTCACAACGGCGTAGAACTCGGCAAGCTCGATTACCTGGGCAGCATCGGCTAA
- a CDS encoding LysE family translocator, giving the protein MISAHLLAVYVAALFVVYAVPGPDMALVLQTSIGRGVRSGFAAAGGLGLARATHVTLSACGVAALLRNAPWLYDVVRYGGAVYLAWVGIQIFRSPVFALPDGDSTSGAERGEARPLRTAFVKGLLTNLLNPKALLFCSVLLPQFVRPEAGPVAWQMVELGAVLLITGACFDVIYAIGAARIAGWMRAHPLAQTLQRWTFSAALIGFALRLSLD; this is encoded by the coding sequence ATGATTTCCGCACACTTGCTGGCCGTTTATGTCGCCGCGCTGTTCGTGGTCTACGCTGTGCCTGGGCCGGACATGGCGCTGGTGCTGCAAACCAGCATCGGACGCGGCGTGCGCAGCGGTTTCGCGGCCGCCGGCGGCCTCGGTCTGGCGCGCGCCACGCATGTCACGCTGTCCGCTTGCGGGGTCGCAGCGCTTCTGCGCAACGCGCCCTGGCTGTACGACGTGGTGCGATACGGCGGCGCGGTTTATCTCGCGTGGGTGGGCATTCAGATATTTCGCTCGCCGGTGTTCGCATTGCCTGACGGTGATTCGACGAGTGGGGCCGAACGTGGCGAAGCGCGTCCGTTGCGCACCGCGTTCGTCAAAGGCTTGTTGACGAATCTGCTTAACCCGAAAGCGCTGCTGTTCTGCTCGGTGCTGCTGCCGCAATTCGTGCGTCCGGAAGCGGGGCCGGTCGCATGGCAGATGGTCGAGCTTGGCGCGGTGTTGCTGATTACCGGCGCATGTTTCGATGTGATTTACGCGATCGGCGCCGCGCGAATCGCGGGCTGGATGCGCGCTCATCCGCTTGCGCAGACTTTGCAACGCTGGACATTTTCCGCTGCGCTGATTGGTTTCGCGCTGCGGCTTTCGCTGGATTGA
- a CDS encoding Lrp/AsnC family transcriptional regulator, with amino-acid sequence MTTGLDKTDRAILDALQKDGRMSNARLAETVGLSETPCARRLKRLENDGYIDQYRAMLSRSALGLGVVAFIYVRFAVHDRATATRFEREVQAIPRILSCHNVSGSADYILQVVARDLDDYGTFMRDELRSLPGVTSVESSLSLREVKSNGGLPLS; translated from the coding sequence ATGACAACCGGCCTCGACAAAACCGATCGCGCGATTCTCGACGCGCTGCAAAAAGACGGCCGCATGTCGAATGCGCGGCTCGCCGAAACAGTCGGCCTGAGCGAAACGCCGTGCGCACGCCGGCTCAAGCGGCTCGAAAACGACGGCTATATCGATCAATACCGTGCGATGCTGTCGCGCTCCGCGCTCGGTCTCGGGGTGGTCGCGTTTATCTATGTGCGCTTTGCCGTGCACGATCGCGCGACGGCCACACGTTTCGAGCGCGAGGTGCAGGCGATCCCGCGCATTCTGTCGTGTCACAACGTGTCGGGCAGCGCCGACTACATCCTGCAAGTGGTGGCGCGCGATCTCGACGACTACGGCACGTTCATGCGCGACGAGCTGCGCAGCCTGCCTGGCGTGACTTCGGTGGAATCGTCGCTGTCATTGCGGGAAGTGAAAAGCAACGGCGGCTTGCCATTGTCCTGA
- a CDS encoding c-type cytochrome encodes MRKAIKGVAVVAVVAVGALWAFASVQPSASVNPAFTTRQGDAVHGAYLARVGDCVACHTAKGGAPFAGGLPFDTPVGRIYSTNITPDQQNGIGGYTFEQFALAVREGVRKDGARLYPAMPFTSYAKVSDADLLDLYAYFTSKVPASAQANRASDIVWPLSVRWPLAYWSRVFHDDTRYVADTSKSVEWNRGAYLVQGLAHCGACHTPRGAGFEEKDLSGKTDVYLSGSSLDGTAPINLRSAATGGLVSWSNEDIVASLKTGRNPHSSVSGPMGEVVENSTQYLSDADLASIAVYLKSLGAADQPASFHADDSTVKAILAGQATGRGASIYIDSCSACHRVNGQGATRVFPSLVNNPMATQANPDSLLAVILGGARLPSTESAPSPLAMPGFGWRYDDEDVAQLATFIRSSWGNQGAVVTADQVAKVRAKIAAN; translated from the coding sequence ATGAGGAAAGCTATTAAGGGTGTGGCCGTCGTTGCAGTGGTGGCCGTGGGGGCGCTGTGGGCGTTCGCGTCGGTGCAGCCGTCGGCGTCGGTTAATCCCGCGTTTACGACACGTCAGGGCGACGCGGTGCACGGCGCGTATCTGGCGCGAGTGGGCGACTGCGTGGCGTGTCACACGGCGAAGGGCGGTGCGCCGTTCGCGGGCGGCTTGCCGTTCGATACACCGGTGGGGCGCATCTATTCGACCAATATCACGCCGGATCAGCAGAACGGGATTGGCGGCTATACGTTCGAACAGTTCGCGCTGGCCGTGCGTGAAGGCGTCCGAAAAGACGGCGCGCGTCTTTACCCGGCGATGCCGTTCACGTCGTACGCGAAGGTGTCGGACGCCGATTTGCTGGACCTGTACGCGTATTTCACGTCGAAGGTGCCGGCTTCGGCGCAAGCCAATCGCGCTTCCGACATCGTCTGGCCGCTGAGCGTGCGCTGGCCGCTCGCGTACTGGAGCCGTGTATTCCACGACGACACGCGCTATGTCGCCGATACGTCGAAGAGCGTCGAGTGGAATCGCGGTGCGTATCTGGTGCAGGGCCTCGCGCACTGCGGCGCGTGCCACACGCCGCGCGGCGCCGGGTTCGAGGAGAAGGACCTGAGCGGCAAGACGGACGTCTATCTGTCCGGTTCGTCGCTCGACGGCACCGCGCCGATCAATCTGCGTTCGGCGGCGACCGGCGGTCTGGTGAGCTGGTCGAACGAGGATATCGTCGCGTCGCTGAAGACGGGGCGTAATCCGCATTCGTCGGTGTCGGGTCCGATGGGCGAGGTCGTGGAGAACAGCACGCAGTATCTGAGCGACGCCGATCTGGCTTCGATCGCCGTGTATCTGAAGAGTTTGGGCGCAGCGGATCAACCCGCCTCGTTCCACGCGGACGACTCCACGGTGAAGGCGATCCTGGCCGGACAGGCAACCGGGCGCGGCGCGAGCATCTATATCGATAGCTGCTCGGCATGCCACCGGGTGAACGGGCAGGGCGCGACGCGGGTGTTTCCATCGCTGGTGAACAACCCGATGGCGACGCAGGCGAACCCGGACTCGCTGCTTGCCGTGATTCTGGGCGGCGCGCGTTTGCCGTCCACCGAATCGGCGCCTTCGCCGCTCGCCATGCCCGGCTTCGGCTGGCGTTACGACGATGAAGACGTCGCGCAGCTTGCGACCTTCATTCGCTCGAGCTGGGGCAATCAGGGCGCGGTGGTGACCGCGGACCAGGTCGCGAAGGTGCGGGCGAAAATCGCCGCGAACTGA
- a CDS encoding alpha/beta fold hydrolase — translation MSEQIDSRRRGFLGAAAISLAAAQAGVIGSANAQSSQGKAANAAGAVAGAHTSLGPLKQIDAGLLNVGYAEQGPVNGPVVILLHGWPYDIHAFADVAPVLASAGYRVIVPFLRGYGTTRFLSGETMRNGQQSVVAVDIVALMDALHIEKAVLGGYDWGGRTANIIAALWPERCKALVAVSGYLIGNPAAGATPLSPKAEWSWWYQFYFATERGRLGYQADRHDFAKLIWQNASPKWNFDDITFDRSADALNNPDHVAVVIHNYRWRLGLAEGESKYDPLEKRLAGAPAIGVPTITLEGDANGAPHPEPASYAAKFTGKYAHRTVKGGIGHNLPQEAPQAFAQAVIDVDNF, via the coding sequence ATGTCGGAGCAAATCGATTCCCGCAGACGCGGTTTTCTCGGCGCGGCGGCCATCTCGCTGGCCGCCGCGCAGGCCGGTGTGATCGGGTCCGCGAACGCGCAGTCCAGTCAGGGTAAAGCGGCGAACGCGGCCGGTGCGGTGGCGGGTGCGCACACGTCGCTCGGGCCGCTCAAACAGATCGACGCCGGCTTGCTGAACGTCGGCTACGCGGAACAGGGACCGGTTAACGGCCCCGTCGTGATTCTTTTGCACGGCTGGCCGTACGACATTCACGCATTCGCCGATGTCGCGCCGGTGCTTGCGTCGGCGGGTTATCGCGTGATCGTGCCGTTTTTGCGCGGCTACGGCACCACCCGCTTTCTCTCCGGCGAGACGATGCGCAATGGACAGCAGTCGGTCGTCGCCGTCGATATCGTCGCGCTGATGGACGCGCTGCATATCGAGAAAGCCGTGCTCGGCGGCTACGACTGGGGCGGCCGGACCGCGAACATCATCGCGGCGTTGTGGCCTGAGCGCTGCAAGGCGCTGGTCGCGGTCAGCGGCTATCTGATCGGCAATCCGGCCGCGGGCGCCACGCCGTTGTCGCCGAAAGCGGAATGGTCGTGGTGGTATCAGTTCTATTTCGCCACCGAGCGCGGGCGGCTCGGCTATCAGGCCGACCGGCACGACTTTGCGAAGCTGATCTGGCAGAACGCGTCACCGAAATGGAACTTCGACGACATCACGTTCGACCGTTCCGCCGACGCGCTCAACAATCCCGATCACGTGGCGGTGGTGATTCACAACTATCGCTGGCGGCTCGGCCTCGCAGAAGGCGAGTCGAAATACGATCCGCTGGAGAAACGGCTCGCGGGTGCGCCTGCGATCGGCGTGCCGACCATTACGCTGGAAGGCGACGCCAACGGCGCACCGCATCCCGAACCGGCGAGCTATGCGGCGAAGTTCACCGGCAAGTACGCGCACCGGACGGTTAAAGGCGGGATTGGCCACAACCTGCCGCAGGAAGCGCCGCAGGCATTTGCTCAGGCGGTGATCGACGTGGACAACTTTTAA
- a CDS encoding DUF1289 domain-containing protein produces MSVDSPCIDICKFDSKTGFCIGCMRTRDECKSWKKMKDKHRRKIIEDRPRREHKLKK; encoded by the coding sequence ATGAGCGTCGACTCACCCTGTATCGACATCTGTAAATTCGATAGCAAAACCGGCTTTTGTATCGGCTGTATGCGCACGCGCGACGAATGCAAAAGCTGGAAGAAAATGAAGGACAAGCATCGCCGGAAGATTATCGAGGATCGTCCGCGTCGCGAGCATAAGTTGAAAAAATGA
- a CDS encoding OsmC family protein, producing MAYGEHKYQVSVEWTGNRGSGTSGYRDYGRDYVITAGSKPAIPGSSDPAFLGDANRWNPEDLLVASVSACHKLWYLHLCADAGVAVLDYRDNAQGTMLDDPRQGRFSQIVLRPRVIVRAGDDAALAERLHHVAHEKCYIANSVNFPILCEPVVEVQAG from the coding sequence ATGGCGTACGGCGAGCACAAGTACCAGGTATCGGTGGAGTGGACCGGCAATCGTGGCAGCGGCACTTCGGGATATCGCGACTACGGTCGGGATTACGTCATTACCGCGGGCAGCAAGCCTGCGATTCCGGGTTCGTCGGACCCCGCGTTTCTCGGCGACGCCAACCGCTGGAATCCGGAAGACCTGCTGGTCGCGTCGGTATCCGCGTGTCACAAACTCTGGTATCTGCATCTTTGCGCGGATGCCGGCGTTGCCGTGCTCGACTACCGTGACAACGCGCAGGGCACCATGCTCGATGATCCGCGACAAGGGCGCTTCTCGCAGATCGTGTTGCGCCCGCGCGTGATCGTTCGTGCCGGCGACGATGCCGCGCTGGCTGAGCGCTTGCATCATGTGGCGCACGAGAAGTGCTATATCGCGAACTCGGTCAATTTTCCGATTCTTTGCGAGCCGGTGGTGGAAGTGCAGGCGGGGTGA
- a CDS encoding GMC family oxidoreductase, with product MASIKKKPVDAVIVGFGWTGSIMAIELANAGLNVVALERGDARETVPDFAYPQIVDEIKYSARQALLQNLAKTTVTNRHTKNDTAVPYRQIGSFKPGEGVGGAGSHWSGVQSRVMPDELRMKSHITERYGEKFIPEDMNLQDWGITYDELEPSFDRFERVCGTSGKAGNIQGKPVEGGNPFEGRRSGEYPLPPLADHSTGKLFATAAKGLGYKPFALPAGNASGPYTNEYGCQLGPCNFCGFCSDYGCLNYSKASPQTAIIPALMRKPNFELRVNSHVIKVNTDASGKRATGVTYIDAEGNEVEQPADMVVLAAFQLHNVHLMLTSKIGQPFNPDTNEGVVGRNFCYQLLNSVNMFWDNDVYINQFMGAGGGGQAIEEFNADNFDHSQLGFIGGGIIWGRQTGNGPVRGIPLPKGTPKWGTEWKQAVKDNFLHTGRIESQCSNMAYRQCFLDLDPNYRDAYGSPLLRLTLDWQENDLKASEYVAGKMMEIGRAMNPKSISGRILKPGTHWDTRAYQSTHISGGTAMGADPKTSVVNKYLQSWDVPNLFVLGANTFAHGIGYNPTGLVGGLAYWAASNIRSQYLKNPGAMVQV from the coding sequence AACTGGCGAACGCAGGTCTGAACGTGGTCGCGCTCGAACGCGGCGACGCGCGCGAAACGGTGCCCGATTTCGCGTATCCGCAGATCGTCGACGAAATCAAATACTCAGCGCGTCAGGCGCTGTTGCAGAACCTCGCGAAAACCACGGTCACGAACCGCCATACGAAGAACGATACGGCCGTGCCGTACCGTCAGATCGGCTCGTTCAAACCGGGCGAGGGTGTGGGCGGCGCGGGGTCGCACTGGTCGGGCGTGCAGTCGCGCGTGATGCCGGACGAACTGCGCATGAAGAGCCATATCACCGAGCGCTACGGTGAGAAGTTCATCCCCGAAGACATGAACCTGCAGGACTGGGGGATTACTTACGACGAACTGGAGCCGAGTTTCGATCGTTTCGAGCGCGTGTGCGGAACGTCGGGTAAGGCAGGCAATATCCAGGGCAAGCCGGTTGAAGGCGGCAATCCGTTCGAAGGACGCCGCTCGGGTGAATACCCGCTGCCCCCGCTCGCCGATCACTCCACCGGCAAGCTGTTCGCCACCGCCGCGAAGGGCCTCGGCTACAAACCGTTCGCACTGCCGGCGGGCAATGCGTCGGGACCGTACACCAACGAATACGGCTGCCAGCTCGGGCCGTGCAATTTCTGCGGATTCTGCAGCGATTACGGCTGCCTGAACTACTCGAAGGCATCGCCGCAAACGGCGATCATCCCGGCGCTGATGCGCAAGCCGAATTTCGAATTGCGGGTGAATTCGCACGTCATCAAGGTCAATACGGATGCGAGCGGCAAGCGCGCGACCGGCGTGACCTATATCGACGCGGAAGGCAACGAAGTCGAGCAGCCCGCCGACATGGTGGTGCTCGCCGCATTCCAGTTGCACAACGTGCATCTGATGCTGACGTCGAAGATCGGCCAGCCGTTCAATCCCGATACGAACGAAGGCGTGGTTGGCCGCAACTTCTGCTACCAGTTGCTCAACAGCGTGAACATGTTCTGGGACAACGATGTGTACATCAACCAGTTCATGGGTGCGGGCGGCGGCGGTCAGGCTATCGAAGAATTCAACGCGGACAACTTCGATCACAGCCAGCTTGGCTTTATCGGCGGCGGCATTATCTGGGGCCGTCAGACTGGCAATGGTCCGGTGCGCGGCATTCCGCTGCCGAAGGGCACGCCGAAGTGGGGCACCGAGTGGAAGCAGGCGGTCAAGGATAACTTCCTGCACACCGGCCGTATCGAATCGCAATGCAGCAACATGGCTTACCGCCAGTGCTTCCTCGATCTCGATCCGAACTATCGCGACGCATACGGTTCACCGTTGCTGCGTCTCACGCTCGACTGGCAGGAAAACGACCTGAAGGCATCGGAATACGTCGCCGGCAAGATGATGGAAATCGGCCGCGCGATGAATCCGAAGTCGATCTCGGGGCGCATTCTCAAACCGGGCACGCACTGGGACACGCGCGCTTACCAGAGCACGCACATCAGCGGCGGCACGGCGATGGGCGCCGATCCGAAGACGAGCGTCGTCAACAAGTACCTGCAAAGCTGGGACGTGCCGAACCTGTTCGTGCTCGGCGCGAATACGTTCGCGCATGGCATCGGCTACAACCCGACGGGTCTCGTCGGCGGCCTCGCTTACTGGGCTGCGAGCAACATCCGCTCGCAATATCTGAAGAACCCCGGCGCCATGGTGCAGGTCTGA